From the genome of Papaver somniferum cultivar HN1 chromosome 2, ASM357369v1, whole genome shotgun sequence, one region includes:
- the LOC113352268 gene encoding uncharacterized protein LOC113352268 — MSPFQALYGYAPPHLVFPIPSSTSVATVENYLQERDIMLQLLKEELSKAQSRMKFFADKKRSDRNFEVGYLVFLKIQPYRKTSVAVRKNFKLSSKYFGPFEVIQKIGVVAYKLTLHVGSRIHPVFHVSQLKKKIGLQAFLSPQLPLVDHAGQFVIEPIVVLDTRTTVRGTTQIPQVLVQWCNSDPSDSTREDAAHIQAQFPDFILEDKDLQIGGAVSCTT; from the coding sequence ATGTCTCCGTTTCAGGCATTATATGGATATGCTCCTCCACATCTGGTTTTTCCCATTCCTTCTTCTACTTCTGTTGCTACTGTAGAGAATTACTTGCAGGAAAGAGACATTATGTTACAATTGTTGAAGGAAGAACTGTCCAAGGCACAAAGTAGAATGAAATTTTTTGCAGATAAAAAGAGGTCTGATAGAAACTTTGAAGTGGGTTACTTAGTTTTCTTGAAGATACAGCCTTATAGGAAGACATCAGTTGCTGTGAGGAAGAATTTCAAGCTCTCATCCAAATACTTTGGGCCTTTTGAAGTCATACAAAAAATTGGAGTTGTTGCCTATAAACTCACGCTTCATGTGGGGTCTAGAATCCATCCAGTCTTTCATGTCtctcaactgaagaagaaaattgGATTGCAAGCTTTTTTATCACCTCAACTTCCCCTAGTGGACCATGCAGGTCAGTTTGTAATTGAACCCATTGTTGTTTTGGACACTAGAACTACTGTTAGAGGCACAACTCAAATTCCACAAGTCTTGGTACAATGGTGCAACTCAGACCCTTCAGACTCAACACGGGAGGATGCTGCTCATATCCAAGCTCAGTTTCCAgacttcatccttgaggacaaggatctccAAATTGGAGGCGCAGTGTCATGTACCACATAG
- the LOC113352269 gene encoding uncharacterized protein LOC113352269 produces the protein MATKEKLQEISNIVTQHTDSISEMKSEIQSLGDKMNLLINLFQSTQPTHPEASGSENQQSNPGNPFTDLHQVIHNFSTTESRKFTHTPKVDFPRFNGTNPRGWALKCERYFNLHRFPDDERVDMAAIHFNSPIDSWFLNYQQSKEFISWESFKHDICARFEDIAQENYVGSFNNLNQTTNIEDYYDIWEHYKSYMVANNPYLSESVYILSFISGLKEEIRTVVQMFKPENTATTFYLARIQQASMHHQPKPTKSFSRPFTPSPLSVSHPPSAMKSFFSPSSTLAKTNTSSSSPIVTHPPTPTKTSPDNSIPPIKRLTHAQMQVRKDKGPCYNCDEFYRQGHRWNITHDTIRIGSHLNKHPVVVLIDTRSIYVSSTGKMLVTVANGDNTISRGIFQHLNWEMQGHQFSANLRVLPLGGCDIVLGADWLRKLGDVTFNFSQLSISFVHQGTPITLQGTSSLKKFLKSNTPTLIGQFFSISTTPILPPPPAVSTLLESFSDVFAEPIGLPPSRLLDHKIPLKTGSDPTSQRPYKFPYEEGWNLAFCIDYRKLNDITVKDKFPIPLIEELLDELNGSMVFTKIDLRSGYYQIRVYAPDIHKTAFRTHHGHYEFRVMPLGLTNAPTTFQALMNEVFQPYLSKFVLVLFDDILVYKPSMEDHLEHLHLTLALLRKNSLFAKLSKCAFSQAQLEYLGNIINANGVAADPDKVAAMVNWPQPQTLKQLRGFFGSYRLLSQVHKKLWQYL, from the exons ATGGCCACCAAGGAAAAACTTCAAGAAATCTCTAACATCGTTACTCAACATACTGATTCAATCTCTGAGATGAAATCTGAGATTCAATCTTTGGGTGATAAGATGAATCTTCTTATTAATTTGTTTCAATCAACGCAACCTACCCACCCTGAAGCTTCTGGATCGGAGAATCAGCAATCAAATCCTGGTAACCCATTTACAGATCTTCATCAGGTGATTCATAATTTCTCAACTACTGAATCTCGTAAGTTCACTCATACCCCCAAGGTTGATTTCCCACGTTTTAATGGTACTAATCCTCGTGGTTGGGCTCTTAAGTGTGAAAGGTATTTTAATTTACATAGATTTCCTGATGATGAACGTGTTGATATGGCTGCAATACATTTTAATTCACCAATTGATTCATGGTTCTTAAACTACCAACAGAGTAAAGAGTTTATTTCTTGGGAGTCTTTTAAACATGATATTTGTGCTAGATTTGAAGATATTGCTCAGGAAAACTATGTAGGTAGTTTCAATAATTTAAATCAAACTACCAATATAGAGGATTACTATGATATATGGGAACATTATAAAAGCTATATGGTAGCTAACAATCCTTATTTGTCTGAGAGTGTTTATATTTTAAGCTTCATTAGTGGGTTAAAAGAAGAGATCCGTACAGTTGTGCAAATGTTCAAGCCTGAGAATACTGCAACAACTTTTTATCTGGCTAGGATACAACAAGCTTCTATGCATCACCAGCCCAAACCAACTAAATCATTCTCTAGACCATTTACACCTTCTCCACTTTCTGTTTCACACCCACCGTCTGCCATGAAATCTTTTTTCTCTCCCTCCTCTACCCTTGCTAAGACCaatacttcttcatcatctcccatTGTAACTCACCCTCCCACACCCACTAAAACTTCACCAGACAATTCTATTCCTCCTATTAAAAGGCTCACCCATGCACAAATGCAGGTTAGGAAGGATAAAGGGCCCTGCTATAACTGTGATGAGTTTTACAGACAAGGTCATCGAT GGAATATTACTCATGATACTATTCGAATTGGTAGTCATCTTAACAAGCATCCTGTGGTTGTACTTATTGATACAAGAA GCATTTATGTTTCTTCCACTGGTAAAATGCTTGTCACAGTTGCTAATGGAGATAACACCATCAGCAGGGGTATTTTCCAACACCTCAACTGGGAAATGCAAGGACATCAATTCTCTGCAAATTTACGCGTTCTTCCTCTAGGTGGTTGCGATATTGTTTTGGGAGCTGACTGGTTGCGCAAACTTGGTGATGTTACTTTTAACTTCAGTCAATTGAGTATTTCCTTTGTACATCAAGGCACACCAATCACCCTTCAAGGTACttcttctcttaagaagtttttaAAGAGTAATACCCCTACACTCATAGGCCAATTTTTCTCCATTTCTACTACACCTATACTTCCACCACCACCTGCAGTCTCCACCCTTCTAGAAAGTTTTTCAGATGTTTTTGCAGAACCCATAGGACTTCCTCCTTCTAGGTTACTTGACCATAAAATTCCACTCAAAACTGGTTCTGACCCAACTTCTCAAAGGCCATACAAGTTCCCTTAT GAAGAAGGATGGAACTTGGCGTTTTGTATCGATTATCGTAAACTCAATGACATCACTGTCAAAGACAAGTTTCCTATTCCACTTATAGAGGAATTGCTAGACGAGTTGAATGGATCTATGGTGTTCACCAAAATTGATCTTCGTTCTGGTTACTACCAAATACGAGTTTATGCACCAGACATTCACAAGACTGCCTTTCGCACCCATCATGGCCATTACGAGTTCAGAGTTATGCCATTAGGGCTTACTAATGCCCCTACAACTTTTCAGGCCCTCATGAATGAGGTTTTTCAGCCTTATCTCAGTAAGTTCGTCCTGGTGTTATTTGACGATATATTGGTTTACAAACCATCCATGGAAGATCATCTGGAGCATTTACATCTTACATTGGCCTTACTAAGGAAGAACTCTCTGTTTGCCAAGCTATCCAAGTGTGCATTTTCTCAGGCACAACTAGAGTACCTTGGCAACATTATTAATGCCAATGGTGTTGCTGCAGACCCTGACAAAGTTGCAGCCATGGTTAATTGGCCACAACCACAAACACTGAAGCAACTTAGAGGCTTTTTTGGGTCTTACAGGTTACTATCGCAAGTTCATAAAAAACTATGGCAATATCTGTAA